The Elaeis guineensis isolate ETL-2024a chromosome 3, EG11, whole genome shotgun sequence region gaacagAGGCCTTTGTTATCCTAAATCTCTATCCGGCGGTAGAAGTGGAAGGGTGAGAGAGACATAGGTTGTATACaaagaagggaaagagagaaTATAGGTTATATCAAACATGACAATCATGAAGTGTTTGTGGAATACTCCATGGTTTGGTGATCTCCATTATTCCAGGGCCGGGGGTTTTTGCTGTTGACGACAATGATGTCATGGAGGGAGATGCAAGGTAAGAACGATACTGCTCTAGCTGGTATATGTAACCTGCTATGATAGGTGGATTGTTTCGGAGGCCAAGTGTTAGGTCTAAACAGCAAATAGAAGGGAAGGACCTACACCCTTGTGTAAGTCTAGCATGCCTCATCAAAAAATTGAGGATGAAATCTTTATTTATGCAATATTTTGAAGCCTTCTTGGAAATTAAgtttattttttagttattttaccTATCTTGGATTTTTACACATGTAAAGGACGTGTTCTATCAACTCATTATAAGGTCAAATTATCAAATTCAGGACGTGTTCTATCAACTCATTATAAGGTCAAATTATCAAATTCCATACTAAGAATATCAGCAGAATGTCCGTATGCTTTTTAATTTCTTGGAATGCTTTTTAGGGTAACTTTCttcttctatcttcttctttTGGGTTCTGGTCTGAAGGTTGATCAGTAGATGGAGGACATCCATCAAGTGGATTTATAAGGAAACAAATTATTAAGCCACCTTGCCACTCTGCAATCATCTATTCTGAGCAAGCAAATCAGTCTTTTTACTATATTTGTGCATATATCATATTGCATATACCTAGATGCCTATGGACATAAAACCTCAGCAGCTTTCTAATTGCTAGTTCGCCTGTAATAATATTTACATATACTATTCTGCAATCAACCAAATGACAAATGCTATAGAGTTctgtttctttcccttttttcagTCGGGATTGACCTAATGCATCATTCTAAATGCTGATTAGTTTTTGCCCCTAAGAGAGGGATGTAGAAAATGACTTTTTAATTTTTGTTAGCTGTTGTTCCTGGAAATTCTTAGGAAACATCTAAGAAGAATGGATATAAAGCTTTCATTAAGTGTTCTAAGGACAAGGATTATGTATTTAATATAGGGGAACAGACTAAAATGAAAAACTAATAGAGCAGTAAACTATTGTGCTTTAGAAAAAACCCTGATCTGTCAAACATTTGTTCTTTCTAAACTACTAATTGCATGACAGACAATATAGTAGATGTTACTAAGATAGCTTAATAAATGATGTAATTACATAGTCAATAAATGAGCAACATAATATACCAAGGATTTATTGCATTACCAGCTTTGGGTAGTTTTATTTTGGTGAAGTTGGAAATGGAAGCGAGTTTTTTTGAGGGACATGGATTGATAGTGTGTAGCTAGTCTTTTATCTGATTTAGGAGCTTGCCAGAACCATGAATACCTATGTATATAGCCACCATAATTGTCATTGTATCATTTGCTGTCCAATTAAGATATGTCGAATGGCCATTGTTCAAGTTTTGGGTTGAAACATTTCTGCTTTCATGTTTCTTTTGTTTGGAGTGAAGAAACCGAAAACTAGATAATGTTGTTTTCATGCTGATAAACAAGAAACATCCAGAAAATCCTTAAATATATATTATGCATGGAATAAACAATATCTGtgtatcttatttatttattgttcATTATATTTGCTGTTTGTACAGTAGGTTTTGAGATTACTCTGAAGTACCAATAATGTGTAAGTCAAGTGCCAATATTTGTGTATTCTGAGTCTTCAACAAAACTTGATCCTTAGGCACATATATGGAATTCTGGATTTTAACTAACCTGTTAACATGTTCTAATTAGTAGAAAACCAATACCACAAAGCATTGTGTTTCTCTTGGATTACTGAATGAAATCAAAGTACTGTATTGACAACAGGGGAAATCGGTAATTACCTGTTTTGATACCCCGTTCTAGTCTGGCAACTCAAAAGAACTTATGCCTCCTGAATTGTAGTATTCTAAAGAAGTTTTTAAGACTGCAAGTCTGGTATGTATGTATTGAGTATTTCTGCATGATTGCATTTTGTGCTTATTATTTGACCTTTTCacttattatatttttgtttgataGGTGGAAACTATGtatgtaaatttattattttgattttaCCTACTTATGCCATCAATTTGCTACtaaactctctctctcaccccCCCTCCATCCCCATTTTGTGCAGGCAATTGAATATGGATGGTTGCCTAGTGACATCTTAGATGACCTACCTTGCAAGTACTACGATGGAACTCTTATTTGTGAGGTGAAGTAGCAATATATGCTTGTAGAGGAGCCTCATCGTTATTTTCCATATTGCACTTTTTGATTCATAGCATTCTttgatttagatctttatgtcttctttcttttctttgatgTATGTGTATGTTCTGGAAAGCTccatatttataatttagaaaagcGATGGTCAAGTTGGTTTTAATAGTTGAAATTAACTGTTTGTTaatattgggagattatattTAATTCTGTTTTTGAAATTTGTCAGgtcctaaattatttaaaaagAGAAGGTTGTTCCTGACTTCCTGTTGAAGACTGCTTATTCTAGTGAAATTTcctgtattttttcttagttgtgAATTCATTATGGTGATTATGTACTTGTTATGTACCAATTTTGTGAAATTGAATTGACATATGAAAATCCTGTAATTTTATGTTTTACTTGATCATGATGAACATTATTCAACTGTTTCTTTAccccaattttttttctctttcttttttcttttttatcttggTAATATCAAGACATTACTTGAGTGAGATTGACCATTGTAAGGGGATTGCACTGTTGTATCTGGGAAAATATGGATGCTTTAGATATTGAATAACATGCATTTTAATATTTGAGTACATTTTCCCCCTTGTTTTCCAGATTTCATGTTCTTTTAAATAGGTTGAGTAATTTGGATATCTTATTATAACTTAAATATGGTGTATACGTTTAATGCTGACCAATAAGGGTAAAATGAATGTACTAGTATTGAAGAACATGGATGAGTTGCAACCTTTTCAGACTACTTAAAGTTGTTAACAAAGAGCCAAATTTCATAAAAGACTATGGTATATTGTTACCAATTGAGTTAACAGTAGATAAAATAATGTATTACTCTGTGAGATGCCAGAGTTTGCTATCATTTCCTTTGTTATATAGTAGTTATAACATCAAAATGTGATAATAAGAATCttgaattaataaaaatcaaatcagcATGAGGCCCCATGTTCCCCTACAAATGAAGACTGTAAAACTCCATCTAACTAGAGCTGTCAATTGATCATTCAATTGGGTTTGAGCACATTATGCCCTTTTAAGAGGCAGTAGTGGGTTGTAGTCTAGCCCGTTTTAAGCATGATTTTTGTCTTTGTAATCCATGTTTGGTCTTGGAAGCAAGTAATGGCATATGTTGTGATGTAAAAGCAAGCAATAGCCTTCACAAATGACTCATAGTTATATTGTCAACATTGAATTTATACAAATTTTTATTGTTTGATCGGGACTGTCAGATTAATATTGTTTTGGATGATAATGATAGGATATATGCTGTAGGTGTGCATAGCATGGGTGTCAAATAGTTTGTAATGATTGGTTTTTAGACACATACAACAAGGGCTGGAACATTCTTAAGGCAGGACATGATATGGCTGACATGAAAGGAAATCTAAAGCTCCGTAATAGATTCCTTAAATAGATTCCTTAAATAGATTCCACTTGCTCCGTAAGAACTCAAATAATGAATTGGCATCTTACTTTTGTTTATAACATATGATTTAGCGTACTAATCCAATCAAAAAACATGCCTACATGGTTTAAGACTTGGTGTTCTTGATTGGTCATGTTCATTTCATATAAAAATACCAACAATGCAGTGATGTTTATTGACTCGGTTATGTGCCCACAGCCATCAATGAGATAAAGGCACTATGTGATCAAATAAGACACGGAGTGTTGCTATTTTAATGAGCCAACATTTGAGTCGCAAGACCTGCACCATTAGCATTTTCTAGACTGAGTTATGTAACATGTTGACTGAGATGTGATTGATGATCATACGTATAATTATATTATTCGCTAAGCTAGTCCATTTGTTGTTTGCAGTGGAGGTTTGAAATTGAAACTATTCACTTAAATATGAAGGAGATAACAAAATCCTTATGATAGATCAATTTGCCAATATGTTTATGATCAATTTGGGATGATGTCAGCTTGCTAAATGTTATTTTAAGTTTTGTTGCTATGATTTCTAGGCTTTAGCATAAGGGGAGTgtctatgatgtaatattttattgTTTGATCTGTAGCTTTAGCTGTTCTAGTTTCTCCATGCTTATGCACCATAATCAGTGTAATTTAGTGTTTGAGTAGTCAGTGATTTATGCATGGCAGTTTGGTCATTAAACACCTGTATGCTTTTCACCCTGATCACTGAAAGCCCCAAGAGGTTTCACAATGATGAAATACAGCTTTTCATTGGCATAATCTCCTATTTTTCTGTTCCTCTCTTTCTTGCATTCTTAAGCAAATTTCTCTTTTCTTTGTTTCGTGTTGCTTTGAATTCCTTTTTTATGCATTTTGCTTACCTCAAGCAGTTTTTCCATTGTTAGAACTACTTTCTAAACAAGGGATCACAAGACGATATCAAATTCCATAATTTTTGAGACCCCTTGAAAAGcaacatattatttatttttgatgttcATTCATTTACTTTTAGGGACATTGATATCATTATTCGACTGAGTAAACAGAGATGTTGCAACTTAGTAATATTTTATTTCCAAGCAGCCATTGTACGTATGAGAATGAGGGTATATTTGTTACATAGCAGCTCTTAATGTGTTAAAGCTGTGATTATATGGACTGGTGATCTTTTTGACTTTCATTTTATTAGAACTCTTTTTTGAGTGAGCCTATAGAAGAATATGTCACATGGTGATCAGTGCTGAGTTATGTTACCTGAATGAATATATTTTTAAGCAGGTGCGGGATTATCGATCCTGTATGTCGAAATTTAGAAACAGTGATTCTTCTGGGGATGAGTTTCCCAGAGTTCAGAAAGTGTGCTTACGGATGGGCATGGAGAATGTTGTCAAAGATATGCCATTAATTTTTGATGACTCATGGACTTACAACAATCTATTGGTCAGTCTAAATGATTATTCTGTTTTCTTGGTGCCTATTTGTTATTTCAACTTAAGTAAATTGTTAGTATTTATTTGTGTTTCAGCAAGCGGAGTCTCAAATTGTGAAGGCTTTGCAACCGATGCTTTATCTGGGCCCAGATCCATCACTAGACAGGCTTTGTAGGACGGTTCCGAAACAGGTGCGAATGCTTACATTAGTTCCACTTTCACTTCCTATTACCTAGTTTCAAGCAGCATGATATTTTCAGCAACAATTTGTTTCACCAACTTCTGTTACCATATGTAGCTTGATTTAGGTATATATAAACGAAGGCTGATGAGCAATCAACATGACATGCTAGAAGTAAACCATAAATCTGCTAATCTAGAAATGTCAAGCATCGGATATGCTGAGAGTTTGAAGTCCCAAACAAGTGTTTCCTTCAAAAATGATTCAGCACATCCTTCTCAGTGTGCCATCTCAAGAAGCATGCCACAAGCGCAAGAAGATGGTAGCATAAAAGATGTTATAGAGCCCACTTTACCACTGGCATTCCAACCAAACTATAATTTAGTAGTCAGTTGCCCTTTATCTGTTCCCAGTAGTGTGGTTTTCACATCAGTACCTGATCATAATCTCAGAGACTCTTGGATTGGTTTGAAGAATCCTATTAATCTTCTTGGAAAGAGGAATAGATCTAAAACACAACCAACCTCCAAAACTAATGGCAAAAGGCCCAAACAAGAGCCACCAGACCTGGTTTCTTCACTGATAATTACCAGTCAAAGGGACACTATGCTTGATCAAGAACCACAAAGGAATACCATTCTGGCACGAAAACATCAGGAATTTCAAAATATGCagcatctcagattttatgaccAAAACTCTTCCCGACAGCAGAGGAATGAAGCATCTGTTGAAAGAACTGGAAATCTGGAAGCCCAAATGCACTCTTACTTGTACCAAGAGCATGGACAACATATTGTTAAACAAGAGCCTAGAGACACAGAAATCTTATGCAGAATAGAGGTGGAGAAGGACAGAGAAGGCCATGCGCCGGATATCAGAAGTGAGAAATCAAGTgagcagcaaactccatcatgtgTAAGAGCTCTGCCTCTCCAGATGCAGGAAATTGGTGCTGGACAGTCTTTTGAAAAATATCCGAAGAAGGAGAGAGCTTCTCGGAAAAGGAAACTCTCTCAGGGCCCACAAGTTTCAGCTCAGGGTTCAGATTCTCACGTGTCCAAACTAGGAGATAGACGAAGAATATTGTCAAGTTGCAGCACATCGCCAACAGTTGCTGTGGTTGGATTATCCAAGGATAAAGCTGCATTAGTGCCTGCAGCTTCAATTGGAACTCTTTCTGTAAATTCTGCTTCTAGCAGTTCTCTGATACAGGAGAGTCAGTTGACTTTACCTAAAAGGAAGAAATCTAAAGCTCTTAATAAGGTTACATCTCAGAGCATGAGTGAAATAGGATCTCTGGCACATGTTGATGAATCAAATGTTTTTGGATCAAACAGTTCTTCAGTTGGGATTGGATTATTGCCTCGTTCAGGGACTAATGTTGATCCTAGCACCTTAGAGAGGTTCTCAAAGATTGAGATGGTGAGCCAAAGGTGGGACTTAAGTAAAATCATTTTTTGTATTagttttcctttcatttttttttcccgAGTTGTGTAGATTTGATATCTGTTTGAGAACCTGTTGTGAAAAGTTTCAAATATCAGAATCATTTGCAGGCCGATGTTTTTATATGTTCTCATCAATTCTATAGCACTAATATTCTGTCGAACTTATTTTTAGGTATGGACTCAACAGCAAAAGAAACAAAATTGATGAGTATCCAACAACAAAATCATTATTTGAATGCTCTTTGCCACCAGCCAGACTTGTAATGCTGGAGGATGCAGTAGAATGTGGGTCCCTTACAGAGAACTTGTGCATGTCAAAGTACTTAATTGGTGGAAGCAGGAATGCTCGCAAGACCAGAAAGATTACATTTGTGCGTGTGAGATTTTTCTTTAGAGGTAAGTTGTTATTGAATGTTACCAAGTATTCACTAACTCTGACTTTCTGACCTTTATGTTTCTTCTCTGCAGGAAATGGTATCCCCTTCTTGGTTGATGAGTCTCGGTGCAAATTAATCCTAACTGAATTTGAGGAGCCTGACATGCATGAGGTCAGAGCAGAAGTTGTCTTTGGAGACAAAGAAGAACACTTCGATGTTGCTTTTCTCCACACTCCTGTGAGTTTTTTTTGACTGAAATAACATCTGTACAAGGAACAGTTACTTGCAGTCCTTCCTCACCCACATGATAATGTGCTTTGCAGCATCATGCAGACCTATTTGCTGCTCAGTTCACTTCATTGGTAGGTTTGCCTTCAATTTCCTCTTCGAATTATGTAAAAGTCAATACGTGGCTATGAAATTTGAGTTCCGTGGTATGCGACTTTTTAATGTTGCCATATATAGTCTGCATGACAATTTGCATTATAATTTTGTCATCTATCTTCTGCAAGGgcctttatcattttgatttgctgatccttggatttggtcAAGCAATTAATTCTTATGgacaaaaataatttatagtgTTCCAATGGCTAATAATCTATCATGAATAATCTGGTAGTTATTTTAAAGGGTCTAGACCCTTGCATGGGGTGATCATGTCTGATGCATAGCGAACGAGCTACAATATTCATGCATGCATTCTTTATGGCAATCAAATAGAGTTGGTGGACTTGAtgtgagtgctagcatgatttatGACCAAGCAGTTAAAAATTTTCCCCATGCACCTGTCTGATACATATGCAGATGGAGCGTGAGGGCTATAGACTTGTGGATGATCAACTCCAGCCATTGTCATCCTGCAATCGTGGCCTTTCTTGTGATTCTGTACATACTGATTCCTCTGGAGTTGCTCTGTATCCTTGCACAGCACCTGTTACGAGCCAGTCGTTGAAGCCAGTTTCCCCATTTGGTGACGGCATCTCAGACTTGAACCCATGCCCGTTTCCTCAGAATATTCACATGCCATCAAGGACGCCTACCTCGTCTTTGAATTTGACCAGACAACAACAGTTGGATATTGTTTCTCATCTTAATTCCATGCAGCAACAACACCCTCAGTTTCAGAGTTCCTTGCCTTTTGTTTGGAACAACCCACTGGTTAACACAAATGTGCATGTGGGTGATACAAATGTGCAGATGGGTAAGGCAACACCCAACAGCACTGGCCATTTTAACACAAATATGCAGATGGGTAATGCAACACTCAACAGCATTGCCCATCCCAGCACAAATATGCAGATGGGCAATTCAAGACCCAACAGCATTCCCCATCTAAACCTTCTTCGCTTGCAGCTGAGTAAACGGCGGAATTATGAGCAACAAGCGATCTTACAGAATAAGATGGCTTTCCTTGGAACCACCAACAATATCATCGGCAAGAGGGAATGTGAATCTGACTCGGATGTCTGTCGCAACAATGATCACCTTATTCAGATACCCGGGTTCAGTCACTCTGGTCAGCCATTCCTCCAAAGGGGAACTTCTGCAAGCGCTGCAGCTGTGCTACCAAAGTTGAGGCAGGCAGGCAGTCAGGGAATGGGGGTGATGAATGGTAGTATGCCTGTAGGGAGTTCGACTCGGGGGATTTTTGGGATGACAGGAGATCGATCTTTGCTGGCTCAGATACTGGGAAGAAGCTGCATCGATCAATTCCAGGACAGAGATACACAGCCTGCTATCTTTTCTAACAAGCAATCTTTGAACCTGAGCACCGGCAACTATGACCAGCGGCATCAGCAGAATATCCATCCAAGGGGAAATCTGCAACTGCCATTGCAACAGCTGCATCAACAACTAGCCACTCAGCATGATTTGCTGACTGTGAATCAGTCAATACGACAGCTGCAGCAACAGCAACTTGGCTCTCTTCAGCAGCACGATCCACAATCACGGAAAACACCGATGAGTCCAAAACAGTTGAGCTCAGGGTCAGCTACCCAACAGGTCAATACTGGTATTGTTGATGCTGGAAGCCCACAGGTGAGCTCCCAGTCAGGTGCTTCCGGCGGCAGCGTCGCGAACTCACCTATGTTACGGGGTCCTCAGAAAGGAAATTATCATGGCAAAAGCTTTATGAAAGGGCAGTGAAGAGCTTAATTTTtctgcagtttttttttttcttttattttttttaattttttttcatttcaagaAGGAAAGTAAAGGAGGGGCATCGACGGGTCTGCAACAGCTTACATGGAGAAATTGGAGGGGAGCTCCAGCTTTTATATGTGGCTGCTCAAGGAAGTTTTTTCTGTTCGCAGTTGTATCAAAAGGACCGTATTGGGAAGTTCATACCGCTTCTCATTTGGTAACGAAGATCCCTTTTTTTGGCTGGAACAGTTACCTTGAAATCTGGATATTTAGGCTATGTTTATGTTGATTGGAATAAACATCTTGTGCAATATAAGATCAATTGAACCAATTATGCATAAATGGTGGGACGAAGAAGACATTAACCTGTTTTTTCCGGTCTTGCAAAAATTTGGCTTTAGTCTCGTTGTTTCTTTCTATTTTAGGCGAGTATACTGGAGGGCTGATGCGCTCATAATTGCCGGTGATAAGTCAACATGTGCATATTTACTTGAgtcttttatcaaaataattttaaaaaaaattatttataaaaataatataattttaaatttatttacgaAGCTAATGTAAATTCTATGAAATATCATTTGGAATAGCGTTTTATAGTGTCACGTCAGCATTTTTTTCATGTGAacgatgaataaaaaaaaaattattatttaaaacggtgtttttaaaaatatcatttgaaatagcATTTTCAAAAACACCATTAAGATGGCgagttttattatttatttttaaaaaaataaaaaaataaaaattttaattttaaattttaaaaaaaattaaaattttaattttgattcaaataaaaatcatcatttcaaattagtattctcatttcaaattatttttttaaaaaaatatctgaaaaaaaattagtgtaaaaaaataaaaaatattataaaaaaaataaaaaaaatgaaaaaaaataaaaattataattctaaattttaagaaaataaaaattttaattttaattcaaataaaaatcatcatttcaaaaacaatctccttttttaaaaaaaatatcccaaaataaaataccttaaaaaattaaaaaaaattataaaaaaataaaaaaaattataattttaaatttaaaacaaataaaaattctaattttaattcaaataaaaaaatcatttcaaattaatttttttaaaaaatatctgaaaaaaatatatattttaaaaaatttaaaaaataaaaaaaaccataaaaaagaaaaaaatgagaaaaaaataaaaattataattttaaatttaaaaaaataaaattttttaattttaattcaaataaaaaatatcatttcaaattactttccccatttcaaattaattttttagaaaatattccaaacaaaggaaaaaaaatatctaaaaaaaatgtcataaaaatagaaaaaatagaaaaaatggaaaaaaattataattataattttaaattataaaaaataaaaatttgaatttgaattcaaaaaaaaataaaaaatgccaaaaaaaagtgaaaaaaagggaaaaattataaattataaattaaaatttaaaaaaaataaaaattttaactttaattcaaataaaaatatcatttcaaattactatccctcTTCTCCAGCATCTTCCTTCCTTCTCCGCGTCTTTCTTCTCCTCTCCGGCGGCACGACGGCGAGCTCCGACGGTGGTGAGCTCcctcttctcatttttttcttcctctctctctctcttctctccctcttcctctctctctctctctttttccttggcccgccggCAACAGCAGATCGGTGGCGGACCCATGCGCCCCCCATGTCGTTGGCCCGTCGGTGGGCCAGCAGTGGCCGCCcagcccctccccttcccttggccggccatCCCGCCCCATCCCCACCCGCGGCGGCCCCTCCCCAGCGATGGCCCCTTCCCAACGGCGGCCCCAGCAACGATGGCCCCTCCccgcctccccttcccttggccggtcgTCTGCCCCTCCCCTTTTCTTGGTCGGCCGTCCCGCTCCATCCCCACTCGCGGCGGCCCCTCTCCAGCGGCGGCCTTGTGGCGGCCGACCGACAGCGGCCCTGTGGGGGGCCCGCCGGCCCCCAGCAGCGGCCCCACGCGGTGCTACGACGACCGATCGACGACGAACCTGCGACGCCCTCCTATTtcgatcttttttattttttatttttatcttattattttttattttttatttttatctcattagattcagatttgttttaaaattcgattcgatcctaaattaataattttaaaatatattatatttcattGAACCGTAGATCCGTCAGTTGAGcaatgtagaatattctacagtatccatataaaatatatatttgattatatatttttatacggacaccgtaaaatatatatattgatcaattgattgtccagtttggacagtttgaaaattACATTTAATTCTGcgggtaattacattattcgaacgatatgcagaaagttcgagagaaattttggacagcatttttctttagttctcctcatacaTTTTCAGCCGTGTGGGAAGAACTAAGagaaaatgctgccgaaatttttttcggtccctattgcgtatcatttgattaatataattaacctatagaattaatgtaattctcgaATGGGATATgacctatctgtacctatttgttaaTGATATGATACATTTATTAtataaatcttttgaaacgataaaataattattaatattaaattttttgattttgattttgtcatagatttctctgagaaaatggtcagtactcgagttcgtgtactattgtattatgatggcataataTAGAATGATGAAACTAGTGTGCAGTACAGTCATCCTGCAAActggatgattagagtatcttcatcattatcacgtcaagaattattggaccatttatacagcagtattcctgtagacaaagagaaatataaaataaaattgaaatgaagatCTCCTAATCTATCGGGATAAttaatgcagagcaagtatatcttagttctaattgatgaagatga contains the following coding sequences:
- the LOC105041128 gene encoding protein PHYTOCHROME-DEPENDENT LATE-FLOWERING isoform X1, with amino-acid sequence MGVSFKVAKVGTRYRPKLPPPDSPDSAGEKAEDPDTSGDAPAPKPTDREVALPGLGDGFAGSVLSANSESNLVGSDHEASFSLNLFPDGFSMGRPTEGMLLPSLEDAPKLLHPYDGASKTLFSAIEYGWLPSDILDDLPCKYYDGTLICEVRDYRSCMSKFRNSDSSGDEFPRVQKVCLRMGMENVVKDMPLIFDDSWTYNNLLQAESQIVKALQPMLYLGPDPSLDRLCRTVPKQLDLGIYKRRLMSNQHDMLEVNHKSANLEMSSIGYAESLKSQTSVSFKNDSAHPSQCAISRSMPQAQEDGSIKDVIEPTLPLAFQPNYNLVVSCPLSVPSSVVFTSVPDHNLRDSWIGLKNPINLLGKRNRSKTQPTSKTNGKRPKQEPPDLVSSLIITSQRDTMLDQEPQRNTILARKHQEFQNMQHLRFYDQNSSRQQRNEASVERTGNLEAQMHSYLYQEHGQHIVKQEPRDTEILCRIEVEKDREGHAPDIRSEKSSEQQTPSCVRALPLQMQEIGAGQSFEKYPKKERASRKRKLSQGPQVSAQGSDSHVSKLGDRRRILSSCSTSPTVAVVGLSKDKAALVPAASIGTLSVNSASSSSLIQESQLTLPKRKKSKALNKVTSQSMSEIGSLAHVDESNVFGSNSSSVGIGLLPRSGTNVDPSTLERFSKIEMVSQRYGLNSKRNKIDEYPTTKSLFECSLPPARLVMLEDAVECGSLTENLCMSKYLIGGSRNARKTRKITFVRVRFFFRGNGIPFLVDESRCKLILTEFEEPDMHEVRAEVVFGDKEEHFDVAFLHTPHHADLFAAQFTSLMEREGYRLVDDQLQPLSSCNRGLSCDSVHTDSSGVALYPCTAPVTSQSLKPVSPFGDGISDLNPCPFPQNIHMPSRTPTSSLNLTRQQQLDIVSHLNSMQQQHPQFQSSLPFVWNNPLVNTNVHVGDTNVQMGKATPNSTGHFNTNMQMGNATLNSIAHPSTNMQMGNSRPNSIPHLNLLRLQLSKRRNYEQQAILQNKMAFLGTTNNIIGKRECESDSDVCRNNDHLIQIPGFSHSGQPFLQRGTSASAAAVLPKLRQAGSQGMGVMNGSMPVGSSTRGIFGMTGDRSLLAQILGRSCIDQFQDRDTQPAIFSNKQSLNLSTGNYDQRHQQNIHPRGNLQLPLQQLHQQLATQHDLLTVNQSIRQLQQQQLGSLQQHDPQSRKTPMSPKQLSSGSATQQVNTGIVDAGSPQVSSQSGASGGSVANSPMLRGPQKGNYHGKSFMKGQ
- the LOC105041128 gene encoding protein PHYTOCHROME-DEPENDENT LATE-FLOWERING isoform X2, with protein sequence MRKVALPGLGDGFAGSVLSANSESNLVGSDHEASFSLNLFPDGFSMGRPTEGMLLPSLEDAPKLLHPYDGASKTLFSAIEYGWLPSDILDDLPCKYYDGTLICEVRDYRSCMSKFRNSDSSGDEFPRVQKVCLRMGMENVVKDMPLIFDDSWTYNNLLQAESQIVKALQPMLYLGPDPSLDRLCRTVPKQLDLGIYKRRLMSNQHDMLEVNHKSANLEMSSIGYAESLKSQTSVSFKNDSAHPSQCAISRSMPQAQEDGSIKDVIEPTLPLAFQPNYNLVVSCPLSVPSSVVFTSVPDHNLRDSWIGLKNPINLLGKRNRSKTQPTSKTNGKRPKQEPPDLVSSLIITSQRDTMLDQEPQRNTILARKHQEFQNMQHLRFYDQNSSRQQRNEASVERTGNLEAQMHSYLYQEHGQHIVKQEPRDTEILCRIEVEKDREGHAPDIRSEKSSEQQTPSCVRALPLQMQEIGAGQSFEKYPKKERASRKRKLSQGPQVSAQGSDSHVSKLGDRRRILSSCSTSPTVAVVGLSKDKAALVPAASIGTLSVNSASSSSLIQESQLTLPKRKKSKALNKVTSQSMSEIGSLAHVDESNVFGSNSSSVGIGLLPRSGTNVDPSTLERFSKIEMVSQRYGLNSKRNKIDEYPTTKSLFECSLPPARLVMLEDAVECGSLTENLCMSKYLIGGSRNARKTRKITFVRVRFFFRGNGIPFLVDESRCKLILTEFEEPDMHEVRAEVVFGDKEEHFDVAFLHTPHHADLFAAQFTSLMEREGYRLVDDQLQPLSSCNRGLSCDSVHTDSSGVALYPCTAPVTSQSLKPVSPFGDGISDLNPCPFPQNIHMPSRTPTSSLNLTRQQQLDIVSHLNSMQQQHPQFQSSLPFVWNNPLVNTNVHVGDTNVQMGKATPNSTGHFNTNMQMGNATLNSIAHPSTNMQMGNSRPNSIPHLNLLRLQLSKRRNYEQQAILQNKMAFLGTTNNIIGKRECESDSDVCRNNDHLIQIPGFSHSGQPFLQRGTSASAAAVLPKLRQAGSQGMGVMNGSMPVGSSTRGIFGMTGDRSLLAQILGRSCIDQFQDRDTQPAIFSNKQSLNLSTGNYDQRHQQNIHPRGNLQLPLQQLHQQLATQHDLLTVNQSIRQLQQQQLGSLQQHDPQSRKTPMSPKQLSSGSATQQVNTGIVDAGSPQVSSQSGASGGSVANSPMLRGPQKGNYHGKSFMKGQ